A region of the Ranitomeya imitator isolate aRanImi1 chromosome 5, aRanImi1.pri, whole genome shotgun sequence genome:
CCTGACCGCTCTGCTGTACTGGCCCCCACCCTGaccgctctgctgtactgccccccACCCTGACGGCTCTGCTGTACTGGCCCCCACCCTGaccgctctgctgtactgccccccaccctgaccgctctgctgtactgccccccACCCTGACCGCTCTGCTGTACTGGCCCACACCCTGaccgctctgctgtactgccccccaccctgacggctctgctgtactgccccccaccctgaccgctctgctgtactgccccccACCCTGACCGCTCTGCTGTACTGGCCCCCACCCTGACCGCTCTGCTGTACTGGCCCCCACCCTGACCGCTCTGCTGTACTGGCCCCCACCCTGACCGCTCTGCTGTACTGGCCCACACCCTGACCGCTCTGCTGTACTGGCCCCCACCCTGACCGCTCTGCTGTACTGGCCCCCACCCTGaccgctctgctgtactgccccccACCCTGACCGCTCTGCTGTACTGGCCCACACCCTGaccgctctgctgtactgccccccaccctgaccgctctgctgtactgccccccACCCTGACGGCTCTGCTGTACTGGCCCCCACCCTGACCGCTCTGCTGTACTGGCCCCCCACCCTGaccgctctgctgtactgccccccaccctgaccgctctgctgtactgccccccACCCTGACCGCTCTGCTGTACTGGCCCCCACCCTGAcggctctgctgtactgccccccaccctgaccgctctgctgtactgccccccACCCTGACGGCTCTGCTGTACTGGCCCCCACCCTGCCACCCAGGGTCTGTCATTCCATGGGTCACACAGGTCTACTTTGGAGGGGTGTTCTTTTGCTCCTGTGTGTTATCACTGACTTATGATTGGTCCACCTCAGGCAGAggtagaagtacacgcccccaagaCAAATCTCTGGGAAATCCCACCTGGACTATCGCATATCTCCTAACCTACAGCTACTATTCCACCAGCGTAACATGCAAAAAGTAGTAAAAGGTCCAATTGAAGTAAAACTAAACCCCTTTAAGGTTCACCATCACTTGACGAGAGGCCGGTCCGGAATGTGACCTTACCCGTGACGCCGAGCAAAAGCCGTTCTGTGGAGTGTAGCTGAGCCGAGAACATGCGAAGACGGACTCCCCTCAGTGCGGCCACTGCCGGCCCCGGGCCCGTACTGTGCACTCACCCCCGGCGCGGAAAGCCTCACTCTGCGATAATCGCCGACCTCACTGGGCGGAGCCTGCAGTTGGGAGGAGGAGGTGCTAGTCAGGTGCCTACATCTGATTGGCTGAGACGCCGGTGACAGAACGTTGTTGGTGTTGTGGACACGTGATGCGGCTGGTGAGGTGACGTCACTACGTCCTCCTCACGTGATTCCCGTGCGTGTCATCAATTACTCGACTcctagagataaaaaaaaaaaagcaaaaaaaccccACGGACGTAAAAGTCTGTCAGGAGGATGATGGGAGGACAAGTGGCCTTCTTCTGCACGGTGGGGAGAGGGATGGAGCGATTCGTCCTGCACGAGGTGTCCGCGAAGCTCTCGGCGGCGGAGGTGAGTGACGGCCGGCGCACGGGTGACGTCACCGGCGAGCGCGGCTGAGGGTGGATGACGTATCTTGACGTCACTGGTCACTAGAGGTCATTATTTTATGATTATTTTCCCTTactttaaaaaaagaagaaaaaagacatTTTTAGACTTAAAGTTGCTGCTCTTTATTTTTTTGTCGTTTTTTTGTGGACGTTGTTGTAAATTGTtggaaaaaattagaaaaaaaaaatcccagcggGGGAGGGGAGAGCGGTATATTTGCATCTCCGGCAGGAGAGGAGGCCGCGGTATCGCGAGGCGCCAATTACTTCTCTCACTTTTTCTCTAGGTTGAATCTCTGCCAGGAAAAGTTTTCTTCAAAGGAAATCCGGATCTCTGCGCATTAAGGAAAGTGAAGTCTGCGGAGCGTCTGTTCCTGCTCCTCCATAGAGGGCCTCCTATCACCGCGTGCACAGGTGCGAATAGCTGGGAGCGCCCCCCAGGTGGTGGTGGCCaactctggtactgcagctcagtcacAAAACCTCTTTGACCAATTCATCAAGGGACAATTTTTTAATTtctgcagttttcatttttttttttttttgttcttccccTTTTCCTAAAGACCTAAAGTAGACAAGCACTTATTAAAACAGATCAGAAAAAGAGAGCGGGCCCCTCTACGGTCGGGATCAGTGGGTGTCGTGCCCCCGGGACCACCGCTGATCACTAGTAATGGCATAGAGGAGCCGTGCACCCCTGTCACAATGTGGTATTCTCTGACGTTTTCTCTTTTGTAGGGGATGTATTCGTGGCTCTGCGGAGCTTGGTCCAGGGGGACGTGTCCCTGTGGCCGGAGACCCTGCGGGTgtgggaggcctttcaggaacagcTACCTCCGCTGGGAACGTCCCACGGGCAGGAGAAAGCCTTCAAAAGAAGATCCGATACTGATCAGACGGAGCCGAAGGCAAAAACATGGAGGGGAGAGACGGAAGAAGCGGCTGCACCGCAGGGGACGGCACCGGACCCTGTCACACATCCACCTGTAGGACACAGCGCCGAGCCCGTCACTTTCAGAGTCTCCTGTCGATGTGCCGGTGTCTGTGCTAAGACGATGACGGCGCAGGTAACAACGATCATCAGGTCATCTGCCTCTCTGGGATCGTGCATTACATCCTCCAGTGCAGAGAGCCGGGGGTCTTGCTCTTTTCTACTGCTTCATTCACTGCCGGCTTTGTGATTTCACATCCAAAAATACAtgaatattattttatttatttattttcgggGGGGTGGGGTGGGAGTTATATTCGCGCTATCACCTTCGTCTTCATTCATCCATCATCATCGGCGTCCAGTTCTTTTCTCCCTGGCAGCTGCGTCTGTCTTCACTAGTGGTCGGCATCCTCTGCGCCTCGGGCATTTACTAAGACCCCCAGACACTAGGCCTCATGTAAAGTCACAATGTTAGCTCCCAGGATGCCTGCCACAGAagtgaatacatttcaaaaacctgacctgcacatccaaacatagactcagtgtaaacaggtgctgaacctagagtcgccaactcgtatatagttaagtaaataaggcagcacactgcagcgctagaacatacaaacttgaaaaacgaaatttgaactgcattactgcactagaaatatgaaaaatgagagcgtttagcgcataaaaatggccaattttatgtgtacctggtagcccctttttatgcgctaaacgctctcatttttcatatttcatatttcacactgagtctatgtttggatgtgcaggtcaggtttttgaaatgtattctttagccttctgatcgtgcactccgcctcctagcctacaggtgttttaattatagtaggtccaatacccctccacagagagagagaattttagtctaggaagaggtttcacatgcacccattcagatggagacgtttattctcagcgaggtaaggcaagtgtaggacctggtataagagagatgccgtaaaggggctaccaggtacacataaaattggtcatttttatgcgctaaatgctctcatttttcatatttctagtgcagtaatgcagttcaaatttcgtatttcaagtttgtatgttctagcgctgcagtgtgctgccttatttactttgcCACAGAAGTGAAGACCACCCTGTGTGCTTGACcagggaaacttttttttttttttcttataacccCTTATAATTCTTATAACcccttgttttattttttccataacatagaattattatttttttaattataacgGCAGTAAGGTCAATTGGATTTACAATGTAgaaaatggtgtgggatggcagcGTAGCAATGTTACCTGAGTGCCGGCAGGTCCGACGCTGACCCCTCTGTAATGGCGCCAATGCAGGAGGTgactataaggattttttttttctatagtgcACTGTTGCATTTAGGGAAGGGTCTTCTAGGTAGTGGTCCGCTCTCTTAGTCCTCTATTTTGTGGCCTTATGTCCTAGGTTTGAGTAGCAAAACTCATGACCCATAGTCTTGATTACTGGGTATCCTGAGACCCCCTGCTTCTCCCACTAGCCTCCAACATCACTCGATCTGCTCTCCGAGGAGACCCTCCTTGGCCTCTTTCATCAAGCAGACCCTCATTAATGAAACCTCCTGGCGAGTCTATACAAAGTGAGAATGGCAACGTGGGATCGTCTCTTTTCCCAGCCGTACTAGTGCAGCTTTCCTTATATGAACATGTATGAGATCTTAATTTAACGTTAACTTCACGTCCCCTTTAaccacaaggttttttttttgttttttttttcctgtaggaCGTGAGTCGCATTATTGGAGTTTCACTTTCAAAACAGTTCGGTTGGAAAGTTGACCTGCGGCGCCCTCGGCTTGAGGTACTGGTTTCCATTAGTATATTAAATCCTTCCCACTCCATGACATATGGACACATCGTGGTGCTAGGGATCAGTAGCCGAGTCCACTCCACACAGGACAGGCCCCGGCTGTATTACACGGCCAGCACCTAACCATAAGTGTCCTTAGCGCTGCTGTTAACCACTTAATTGCTGCTATTTAACCTCATGACAGTAAGATTTAAATGGTGAGATCCTAATGGGGCATCCGACTACTGATCATCGGGGAGTGACAGATTGCTACGGCCCTACAGAAAATGTCAAAGAAGAGTATAAGTGCCATAaaagttgtaatttttttttaagtatatataaTTATAAAATGTCAGAGGCTGCAATGCCAAATAAAAGGTGCAGGAGATCCTGCTTAATATTAGACCACAGTAGAGCAACAGGCAAGTTTGTGTAGATGTCAGTACTAGGGTTAAATCATCCTTTCTGAAAAAGTGTGCATATCAGCATAGGAAGCAGAGTGATAAGAACTTGCATGCACTGAACATGGTGCAGTGAGGATCctcccgccgccccaacgcacgtttcgtgagaTGACTTCCTAGAAAAAGGCGCTGCCTGTCTATTTGCAGACACTTGTATTTCATAGCTGTTTAGCGATTctggtcatgtgacaaggctcgttaaggctactttcacactagcgtcggaatctccccgtcgcaatgcgtcggggagagattccgacgctagcgtttaacgcattgcacaatggaggcagcggatgcatttctccggcgcatccgctgcccaattgtaaggtgcggggaggtgggggcagagttccggccgcgcatgcgcggtcggaaaaagcggtccgtcaggagcaaaaaacgttacatgtagcgttttttgctcccgacggtccgcagaagcacgacgcatccgtcgcacgacggatgcgacgtgtggcaatgcgtcgtcagtacaagtctatggggaaaaacgcatcctgcaagcacttttgcaggatgcgttttttctgcaaaacgacgcattgcggcggattgcagttaacgctagtgtgaaagtagcctaaagggacTATATTgacttaggatcgctacttccaataggtgaccctAGAGTTCAagtgctcttcctctctgaagagaccattTGCGTATTTTATTTCCCAGattagcattgcatggcctataagtctccgtaCACCAACATGCCACGCTCAACAAGGAGAGAGGTTACCTCAAATATACACTTGTTTCTAGCTAAACACCCATCAAAAACATAGGTCCAGTGTTCAAACATTTCTAGAGAAAGGAGAACTTGATTTAAAATGTGGTGTGtgtgttttgttttggtttttttccaGCACTGCGTACTTGTAAATAAAAACGGAATAATGAAACAAAAGGAATATAAAAATGTCAGCCCCACGTGCCATGAAAAAGCCGGGGAAGTTGATTTGAATGACGATAAAAAAGTAGTTGTCATTTGGAAGCCTCATCCAAAAATACAGAAGTTAAAGAGGATCAGTCAGCAGGATTTAGTAACCTAAAGTCATGGCTGTAatgctgattacactgatacctttggtgaaaaaatccactttgtggttcttctttaacccctttctgacctcggacgggatagtacgtctgaggtcagaaccctcgctttgatgttggctctggcggtgagcccacctcaaagccgggacatgtcagctgttttgtacagctgacatgtgcccgcaatagcggcgggtggaatcgcgaaccacccgccgctattaactagataaatgctgctgtcaaacgctgacagcggcatttaactagagctTCCGGCGATCGGGCCGAAAAtgcacgcatcgctgacccccgtcacttgagcgggggtcagcaatgcgtcggcatgacaaccagaggtctattggagacctctatggttgatgccggcttgctgtgagagaaaccctgtggtcggcgctcatagcaagcctgtaattctgctacatagaggcgatctatgattcgctcctatgtagcagagccgatcgagttgtgccagcttctagtataCCATGGAGGCTGTTGAAACATGGCAAACGTAAaaacaaaatgtttaaaaaaaaaaaatgaaaaatgtaaaaaaatataaaagtttaaatcgccctcctttcgctccattcaaaataagacaattaaaaaaaaaaaaaaatcaaatatacacatatttggtatcaccgccttcagaatcgcccgatctatcaataaaaaaaggattaacccgatcgctaaacggtgtagcgagaaaagttaaaaacgccagaattacggtatgttttgtttttttttttggtcgccacaacattacattaaaatgtaataatgggcgatcaaaagaacgtatctgcaccaaaatggtatcattaaaaacgccagctcagcacgcaaaaaataagccctcacacgaccccagatcacgaaaaatggagacgctaagggtctcggaaaattgcaaaaaaaattttttttttttttagcaaagtgttgacgtgtgtgttttttttttttttttttttatcacttaaataaaaaggaacctagacatttttggtgtctatgaactcattatGACTtggaggtcagttttagcatttagtaaacgtagcaaaaaagtcaaacaaaaaaacagtgggggattgtattttttttgcaatttcactgcacttggaattttttcccactttctagtacatgacatggtaaaaccaatgatgtcgttcaaaagtacaactcgtcccgcaaaatataagccctcacatggccatattgccggaaaaataaaaaagttatggctctgggaaggagggtagcGAAACACGAAAgtaccccgggtcatgaaggggataatcaCTATTTGAAGTTTTGTGCTAATTAGATTGTGATGCTCAGGGGCCGGTCTGTGCATTGGGGTTTATCCCCGTCTGT
Encoded here:
- the THUMPD2 gene encoding THUMP domain-containing protein 2 isoform X3, translated to MMGGQVAFFCTVGRGMERFVLHEVSAKLSAAEVESLPGKVFFKGNPDLCALRKVKSAERLFLLLHRGPPITACTGDVFVALRSLVQGDVSLWPETLRVWEAFQEQLPPLGTSHGQEKAFKRRSDTDQTEPKAKTWRGETEEAAAPQGTAPDPVTHPPVGHSAEPVTFRVSCRCAGVCAKTMTAQDVSRIIGVSLSKQFGWKVDLRRPRLEIFVHLNDMYSVVGFPILRQSLANRDYIQRAGLRATTAWAMASMAEIDTAKYILDPMCGVGTILLEAAMEWPHAIFLGIDKSESQLKIAVQNVTKAGVMGSVAFLRGSVLAHYSHHHRCPHWGSLSRFPISMYWSVGGNWRTRRKPTQTRGEHANSLVGFDPRTQSDCAIPAIS